The window atcaacTAAAATAATTTTAGGTGCATTGGTCCACTatagaaacacacatgtacagcatTGTATGTGTTGCCCTTGGTAACAGACTTCATTTGAAACACATTTCAGCAGTTTTCATCAAGCATAAAAAGTAACAATGACACGTCACACAaataattctaaagaataatGGTCAtaactttaaataataacaGTGCTTAACTTAATTGTTGTAAAACCACTGAGTGAACAAAAAAGGCCCCAGGATTATCCTGGTAATTATTATCCTAAATCCTGGTCAGGAGAAGGCTAGCTTCACAGAATagatctccatggtaacttaggtgcctctgcttttgtgaaaccgAGTCAAGGCTAATTTGAGCCAGGATAAGGAAATCCCAGCTTAATCCGCTATCTAGGTTTTGTGAAATAGCtctttggtttaaagaaatgctaacaaccagagcttttttttgtgtggccagACCTCGCTCCACAaggtaaggtctggctacacaaAGGTCTGGCAACACAAGATTAGTAAGATATTAATTCAACGTGAAAATATTACTTTATTGAAATCAACTAAACATCACAGCTTCTGCCTTAATTTTACTGTTCATCTTTTAGAGTAAAGTGTaagcttgtgtgtttgttttttaggacTAAATATTGCAATTGCATGTAGGTCAGGAAAAAGAAACTTTATAATATTGGTTGGGACTGCTGGGGTGTTgaccttctctctttcttttgatACAGGAGGCCAAGCAGGGTGATGGTGGCCAGCCTGGGACTTAAAGATAACGTCCTTGCCTCCGCCCCTCTTGCTACACCCACATGCCATTACAGACTAAACCTGCATGTCCCATGTGAGGATTGGACATGTTAGAAGGTTCTTGGTCCTAAAGCAGCTTTAGCATGCTGATAACAAGAACAAAGCTTTTTAATGCAGAGGCTTAGCAAGTTATGAGGTTTagtaaatgcaaaaacaaagtcagtgtagtgtgaaaaatatttaaaaagattaACGATAAAACTTTCcatcatatttttattgtgacactaaaaacagacaaagaccCAATCATTATACAATAGTTTTTAATTATGTACTAGTAGTGCTAGTAGCACAGTGAAAATGCTGAGTGacccatatactgtatctagAATAAAACTTGTTAAATGACTTACATAAGTTTATATTTATGTTGAATTTACCACTTATAGAGATGAACATGAAATAAATCATCATTCAAAATAATAATTGCATTTATACTTTCTCACAGAATTTGACATATCTTGCAAACAGTAAAGAAGCACCTAAATACTTTTCATGTGCATTACCAAAATCAATTTAGCCAAATTTAGCAGAGTTTATTTTGTCAAAATGATATATattgtgaaaacataatttaGTGTGAGCAATATTCACCCTTTTAAAAAACGTCATACAATTTGACagaagtattttaaaatcctttgaCTTGTGGTTTATTTGTatataaagaaacaaagaaagaaatactaATAGAAAAGTATCTGTGATTTAAAGATAGTCCATCTGCTGcgataaatttaaaatacatatttgccactgtttaattatacactctTATCTGACTTATTCACAACTAAATATTTTAGCATTTTATATACATGATCTATCCAGCCTTTCATTCAGTTTTGAATACTTTCTCTCCTTGTTTTACCAGAGAGTCTATGCTGTCATTCACTGTTCTCTCCACATTATCTGTCTTTtctaacatgtttttgttgctgattTTCCGTCTGCCCACCTCAGTTACCGCAGATCCAGCAGCTACCCCGACAGCTCCGCCAATCACACCCCCTAAAATCACACCGAGCACCAGACCCAGCAATGCACCCCCTATGACTACCATGGGCACCTGTTTAGCAGTAGTCCCAATTTTCCCCCACACTGAGCTCTCTGCCACCATTTTGGCACCTGCTTTGGCCCCAGAACCAACCTTCCCCCACACAGGACTCTGAGACACCATCTTTGCACCGGTAAAAAGTCTAGCTCCAACTTGCACAGAGCCATCAGCCATCAGTTTAGCTCCAGTTTTTGCCCCAGATCCTACTTTTCCCCACATAGGACTAGCTGCTGCTGACTTTGCTCTGGATCCCACCCATGAAGAACCGTCCACTATTTCCTTGGGAACTCTATCTCCTACTAGTTTGGACACATGCCCAACATTAGCTCCAACCTTCTCCCATACAGAACTATCAACCACCATCTTCTGGACATTTTGTGCCTTGCCGCTGACCGTCTCCCACACCGGACTATCTTTCACTTTCTTTGCTCCCTCACCTACCCACACAGAGCTATCTGCCAGGAGTTGAGGTAACATCTTTGCACTTGACTCCATTTTCTCCATAATGGAACGGAGAAGTGAAGGAGACATGGTGGAATGCGTAATTGGAGGAAGGCTGTCAATATTCAATGTACTCACACTCATCTCTGCCTCATCCCTAGTTTTTTCAATCTCATCCTCTGTTACTTCCTCTTCTGCCTCAGCCAGAGGCTGCATGTAGGGATAAAGTACCTGCCTTTCAGAGCTGAGCTGTCTGTCGCCCAGTCCTTTTTGctcaagtccccccccccttctctcccttgCAATCTCCAACTGTCTCTTCCTTACTCGGTTCTCCGCTTCCTGAAAAGCAGGATGGGAATAGCATTGTCCTCCACCTTCCTTCACTGTCTGCTCCACCTTCTCTAGCAGCTGTGCCACATTTCTTCTGTCCCTTCCacctccctccatctccatcACATGAAACCTGTCGCCGCATTTCTCCACAAGCTTTACCAAATCCCCCCGCTGACCAGCGATGTATTCCTCCACACTGCAATTTCCTGCCTTCCCGCTCTTCTTCAGTTTATCTGCGTGAGTAAAGAGGAGCAGAGTGTGTCTCTGGACCGCTTCTGGGCCAAAAACAGCCTCGAGGACCCTGAGAGCCTGCAGCTCGGTCTTTGCAGGCTGGTCTAAGGGGACGCACAGGAGGAAGGCGTGTGGACCGGGACTGGTTAAAGCTACACAGGAGGAGATCTGAGCTCGCACCTCATCTGGAGTTTGTTCTGAACAGAACCAGTCTGGGGTATCCACCACCGCCACCTGCAGGtgagaaaggagaaaaatgCAGCAATAAGAAAAGTTGATTTTTGGGAAATCCACATGATTGAATTGTTTTATGATGGAAAACAAGACAAGAGTGTCAAAGATTAGAATTTGGGGGGGTTGGCAATAACACATTagtgaaagaaaaatgaaaacatgaaagcaAATAACATCTTAATAACTTACCCGTCTTCCGTCAACCagtgctttctttttctcacatTCCCGAGTGATCGCAGTGAGACTGTCCGGGCGTGACTCAAATTCCTCCTGCCCCAATATGATGTTACCAGCTGCACTCTTCCCTGCTCCTGATCGTCCGAGCAGCACAAGACGCAGCTCCGGAGATGATGAAAAAGATATGGAGGATGAGGGCAATGAGGAGtgagaggaggatgagggaaatgaggagggagaggaggatgagggaaATGAGGAGGGAGTGGAGGATGAGGAAAataaggaggcagaggaggtgAAGGTTGGTgaggagggggaagagaggaagaCTGGCGAATGAGGAGATGAGATCAGAGATGCCTCAGGGGTTCTCTCTTCGAAGCTGTTCATTCTTTGGTGAACTGAAAACAATCAGGTGAAATGTGGAGTTTAATAtggaaaatttaaaaataatcattttcaaaCATCTTACAAAAAGGAGCACTTTTTAGTGATATAATACAAGAGTGTTCCTGTGACTCACAAGTAGTGACCACTCTTGGAGTTGATTCAACTTCAGACATTTGTGAGAGTATAGCTCCATCTACAgaggaaaaacagtaactatAAGTCATGTTTAATGCTCACATTCATTTTCTACGTGATATTGTGATGTAGAACAACATTGGCTACAAAAATGCATACATTTACCTGCATTTAATCTGAAACTGGGCGTCCTGTTCAACTGACGGTCATAATGCGTCTCTGAATAGGACTCTTGCTCTGGTGCTGGCGTTGAATGAAGCCCGTTAGATCTTTTGCTCACACTCACATTTCCCTCAAtctcctctcttccttctctccttctcctctcccaaGCAGCACTCTTCTCCTCTCTATCGATACCCCTGCGTATTTCCGTGCTTTGGATGTGCATTGAAGAGAcagtctcttttctctcctccttttgAGCTCTGTAACTTTCCAGAagttctctctttctgtctttcactcGCTTCTCCAGCTCTCTCTCCTGAGCTGTTTTCACATAGTATTCCCCGTTTTCCTTCACCATATTGTCCACCTgttacataaacacataaataaatatacaaacaatATATTTAGTAAATTTCCCCCATACTCACATTTACAATTACTGCGTCCCACTTTATAAGTCCTGCAGTTAATCTTCATTCATTGTCAATCATTGTGGAATCAATTcctatttcagtcaaagttgcaaCGTAATCAGCCTAATTTTTAATATCTGTCCAACTACAACTGGGTGTGATAGTAGGAGTATGAAACAGGGCCTTGCTGAGAAAAACATGCATGCTCAGTAACCTTCTGAGAAAAAGCAGTTAAAACAAAGAGCTCTACCActtgcaataaaaaataattttactttCTGAAGATCTTAAAATTATTCTGGTAATTAAGTATACACATATACTGACTAAATTGTGAGATAACCCACCATAATCAGTATGAAAACAGAAAAGTTGTTAACAACACCACtgcaaaatgtgtgtgcaaACTCTAGTCTTGATGCCGTTAATCGTTCTCTACACCGACGTCTCACCTTCTCCAGCAGCTCACAGACCTGCTCCCTGTCCTGACGCTTACGATTATTGAAGACATGGTACCTCCCCCGACAGCGCTCAATTATCTGCCTCAGGCCTGGGTGTTCTTTCTGCAGGTATTCCTGTGGGAAACAATTTACATTTGCACTGGATTGCCTTTCTCCTGCTATGAACAGCAGCTGATTAGCCCAAATTGGACACAATGTGTGGTGAGGAAATACTGCAAAGATGTCTAAAGGAGAATGCAGCAGTTTCCATTTTTCAaagtatatataataaataacatattgttgtttgaatttgtttacatAACCTGACCTTGTCAGACAGATTACTTTAATTCCTCCCTCAGTGTGTCACAAGACTGGCCAACCCagttaaaaattaaatacaaaagcTCAATTTGAATTGCAGGGTATCAACGTGTATACAAGATTTTAATAACACAAAGCTTAAGAAGACTTGACATTTTTTATCTAGTTTACAACTCTAATACCTCCACTGTTCTTCCCATCAAGTAGTCCCCACAGGTCAGCAGGACCAGGGTGTGATCCAGCACCTCGTCCCCAAACGCTTCCGCCAGCTCTGCAGGCACATGACTCTCCATCTGGTAACACCAGGGAAagaaaaacgtttaaaaaaaaaaaaaaaagttgaaaattgTACTGCCAACTGTTATTTGATGATACACAGCACCCCCCCGGTTATCTGTCTGCATGACATCAAAGCCTGCATGTCAACCAACCTACTCAAACTGAACAGCAATTTACACCAAGGTTGGTGTAGCAACCTTGGTGTAGTCCTGGACTTCACCCCCACTTTCTATATTCGCATCAAATCCATCACCAATTCAGCCTTTTGTCATCTTAAAAACATCTCTCGACTCCGGCAATCACTCTCTGACTTTGTGGCCTGTTTGGACTGCAGCATTGGAGTCCTGTCTGGGGTCCCCAGCAAAACCATAGACAAGCTCCAGTATGTCCAAAACTCTGCCGCCAAAGTCCTCACCCACACAAAGAACTGGCAGCGTATCACCCCAACCCTCATCCACCTTTACTGGCTCTCAATTAANNNNNNNNNNCGCATCACATATAAAATCCTCCTTCTCACCTACAATGCCCTGGCCCCACAGTAGCTCTCCAACTTCCTCCATCCAAAAAAACCTCCTGAAACACCACCTGTTCACCAGAGCCTACAAACTTCTTTAGCTTAGCAACAGTTATTTTGTAaagtgtcctttttttttttttttggaaaggtgctatataaataaaagttattaaaattatgatttattataAAGACATGGTTAAATTGATGCACATTGTATACCATCATATTGTTCCTTGTACTACAAATATGAATTGACGTTGTATATATTAGGAAACACAGGAACATAAATCAAAGGCATATCTTTGACTTTTAAAAccagtcttttaaaaaaaagtcaatgagaaaaaaTGGCCAAAGCAAAAACCACAAGTAGAAAGGCAAATAGAGAGACGGCAACCAACCTCTGTGAATTGGTTAACTGGCACCAGCAGCAAAACAGCATGTGGGCCTGGTGCTACCAGTGTCATcgctctctccgtctccttcCGGACACTGTCCTCCATCTTGCCGCAGTCCCAGTACCATCTCGGCGCCTCCACCACAGTCACACTCCTGCTCTCAGTGATGCCCCGTCGCAGCTGGCAGCTCCTAGAGTCACTGGGAGAGACGGGGGACAGCTGGCCCAGGATAGTGTCTGCTGAAGAAGTCTTTCCACATCCGATGTTTCCCAAAAGAACAAGTCTCAGCTCTGGGGGAGAGGACCCGTAGTAGCTCCCTCTTAAGTGTTCATTCATGgctggaaagaaagaaaagaagaggagtgATCAAATGTACTATCCGGATGTAATTCAGTACCAAAGATTACTGGTTCTATTTAGGTAGGAAGCTACACCAACGCACCAACAGCAAAAGTGAGTTGTGAGAATGTGTTCATACATTGGGTTGAATGTTAGAAGATACAACCACATGTAAATAAAACTGGAAATACAGGTTGGGTAGGAGTTTGTGGCAACTTATATGTGGACAGGATGAGTCACTTCTAAAAACAGACCGATGACTTTTGATGCATTTCATCTGTGACATGCATGATTCAAATTGTTTGTGTCCAATAGTTAAAAAGTAATATGTCTTCGTATTTACTTTCTTTTGAGAATTACTTTTCTCTCCTACATATTTCAAGCCATCATCTCACCTGCATGAGTTAACAATTCTAATTTATAATTCCTGTGCTCTTGGCTGAAGATTAAATTCCACTAAAATGTTTCTTCCTTTTCTGACTGCATTCCTTTTCTTTTAGTGTGCATGATATGCCACACCTTGCCAGTCCTGTTCATCTACATTCAACCTAGACTTTTATTTAT of the Etheostoma spectabile isolate EspeVRDwgs_2016 chromosome 2, UIUC_Espe_1.0, whole genome shotgun sequence genome contains:
- the LOC116702738 gene encoding uncharacterized protein LOC116702738 isoform X2, which produces MNEHLRGSYYGSSPPELRLVLLGNIGCGKTSSADTILGQLSPVSPSDSRSCQLRRGITESRSVTVVEAPRWYWDCGKMEDSVRKETERAMTLVAPGPHAVLLLVPVNQFTEMESHVPAELAEAFGDEVLDHTLVLLTCGDYLMGRTVEEYLQKEHPGLRQIIERCRGRYHVFNNRKRQDREQVCELLEKVDNMVKENGEYYVKTAQERELEKRVKDRKRELLESYRAQKEERKETVSSMHIQSTEIRRGIDREEKSAAWERRRREGREEIEGNVSVSKRSNGLHSTPAPEQESYSETHYDRQLNRTPSFRLNAVHQRMNSFEERTPEASLISSPHSPVFLSSPSSPTFTSSASLFSSSSTPSSFPSSSSPSSFPSSSSHSSLPSSSISFSSSPELRLVLLGRSGAGKSAAGNIILGQEEFESRPDSLTAITRECEKKKALVDGRRVAVVDTPDWFCSEQTPDEVRAQISSCVALTSPGPHAFLLCVPLDQPAKTELQALRVLEAVFGPEAVQRHTLLLFTHADKLKKSGKAGNCSVEEYIAGQRGDLVKLVEKCGDRFHVMEMEGGGRDRRNVAQLLEKVEQTVKEGGGQCYSHPAFQEAENRVRKRQLEIARERRGGGLEQKGLGDRQLSSERQVLYPYMQPLAEAEEEVTEDEIEKTRDEAEMSVSTLNIDSLPPITHSTMSPSLLRSIMEKMESSAKMLPQLLADSSVWVGEGAKKVKDSPVWETVSGKAQNVQKMVVDSSVWEKVGANVGHVSKLVGDRVPKEIVDGSSWVGSRAKSAAASPMWGKVGSGAKTGAKLMADGSVQVGARLFTGAKMVSQSPVWGKVGSGAKAGAKMVAESSVWGKIGTTAKQVPMVVIGGALLGLVLGVILGGVIGGAVGVAAGSAVTEVGRRKISNKNMLEKTDNVERTVNDSIDSLVKQGEKVFKTE
- the LOC116702738 gene encoding uncharacterized protein LOC116702738 isoform X1 — its product is MNEHLRGSYYGSSPPELRLVLLGNIGCGKTSSADTILGQLSPVSPSDSRSCQLRRGITESRSVTVVEAPRWYWDCGKMEDSVRKETERAMTLVAPGPHAVLLLVPVNQFTEMESHVPAELAEAFGDEVLDHTLVLLTCGDYLMGRTVEEYLQKEHPGLRQIIERCRGRYHVFNNRKRQDREQVCELLEKVDNMVKENGEYYVKTAQERELEKRVKDRKRELLESYRAQKEERKETVSSMHIQSTEIRRGIDREEKSAAWERRRREGREEIEGNVSVSKRSNGLHSTPAPEQESYSETHYDRQLNRTPSFRLNADGAILSQMSEVESTPRVVTTFHQRMNSFEERTPEASLISSPHSPVFLSSPSSPTFTSSASLFSSSSTPSSFPSSSSPSSFPSSSSHSSLPSSSISFSSSPELRLVLLGRSGAGKSAAGNIILGQEEFESRPDSLTAITRECEKKKALVDGRRVAVVDTPDWFCSEQTPDEVRAQISSCVALTSPGPHAFLLCVPLDQPAKTELQALRVLEAVFGPEAVQRHTLLLFTHADKLKKSGKAGNCSVEEYIAGQRGDLVKLVEKCGDRFHVMEMEGGGRDRRNVAQLLEKVEQTVKEGGGQCYSHPAFQEAENRVRKRQLEIARERRGGGLEQKGLGDRQLSSERQVLYPYMQPLAEAEEEVTEDEIEKTRDEAEMSVSTLNIDSLPPITHSTMSPSLLRSIMEKMESSAKMLPQLLADSSVWVGEGAKKVKDSPVWETVSGKAQNVQKMVVDSSVWEKVGANVGHVSKLVGDRVPKEIVDGSSWVGSRAKSAAASPMWGKVGSGAKTGAKLMADGSVQVGARLFTGAKMVSQSPVWGKVGSGAKAGAKMVAESSVWGKIGTTAKQVPMVVIGGALLGLVLGVILGGVIGGAVGVAAGSAVTEVGRRKISNKNMLEKTDNVERTVNDSIDSLVKQGEKVFKTE